In Candidatus Bathyarchaeia archaeon, the following are encoded in one genomic region:
- a CDS encoding TldD/PmbA family protein yields the protein MKDILVKTVDVAAQKFGAEYAEVRAQKLFKTMLTLKEGHVEAAKQGIENGVALRVLVNGAWGFASVGSVNIETLTEAVSDACKMAKVASARLKSPIKLAEAKAIEDKVIAKPRKDPSDVPIEDKINTTLAINNTILGYNKRVKSCTIDYLDLTGTNYFVNNEGTDIEQNKLYVWSRITATASEAEVYTFSREEIGSTSGYEIFDVETPEKIGESVAKRAVEQLKAKSPKGGSFPVVLGPNVVGVFVHEAFGHLAEADLTLSGSVLLNKFGKKIASNMVTFYDDGTVKDAFGSFKYDDEGVPAQKTLLVKDGVVAGLMHNRETAHKLNMEPTGNARAEDFRVEPIIRMRNTFLEPKDYSFEELTEGIKFGYYFKSFRGGQANLDGTFQVGIQEAYEIIKGEVREPVRNASISGNTLETLLKVDAVGKDFVLSPGRCGKGQTAFVCDGGPHIRVKEVLVGGSA from the coding sequence TTGAAAGACATTCTCGTTAAAACTGTTGATGTAGCAGCTCAAAAGTTTGGAGCCGAATACGCTGAGGTTCGGGCGCAAAAACTTTTCAAGACCATGCTTACGCTTAAGGAAGGTCATGTTGAAGCGGCAAAACAAGGAATCGAAAACGGTGTGGCGCTGCGAGTGCTGGTTAATGGTGCTTGGGGTTTTGCATCAGTTGGTTCTGTAAACATTGAAACCTTAACGGAGGCTGTTTCAGACGCTTGCAAAATGGCAAAGGTTGCAAGTGCGAGACTTAAGAGCCCGATAAAACTTGCGGAAGCAAAAGCCATTGAAGATAAAGTTATTGCGAAACCACGGAAAGACCCCTCAGATGTTCCGATAGAAGACAAGATAAACACCACACTAGCAATTAACAACACCATACTGGGCTACAATAAACGTGTAAAAAGCTGTACAATAGATTATCTTGACTTGACTGGAACCAACTATTTCGTGAATAATGAGGGAACTGACATTGAGCAAAACAAGCTGTATGTGTGGTCAAGAATAACCGCCACGGCATCAGAGGCAGAAGTTTACACTTTCAGCCGAGAGGAGATAGGTTCCACATCAGGCTACGAGATATTTGATGTTGAAACTCCAGAAAAAATAGGTGAAAGTGTTGCGAAACGAGCAGTGGAACAGTTAAAAGCTAAATCTCCCAAAGGTGGCTCATTTCCTGTGGTTTTGGGACCCAATGTTGTTGGCGTTTTTGTTCATGAAGCTTTTGGTCATCTTGCAGAGGCTGATTTGACCTTGTCTGGTTCAGTGTTGTTAAACAAGTTTGGGAAGAAGATAGCGTCTAACATGGTCACTTTCTATGATGATGGAACTGTTAAAGACGCTTTCGGTTCTTTTAAGTATGATGATGAAGGGGTTCCAGCACAGAAGACGCTTCTCGTGAAAGACGGTGTTGTGGCTGGATTGATGCATAACCGCGAGACCGCGCACAAATTGAACATGGAACCAACCGGTAACGCCAGAGCTGAAGATTTTAGAGTTGAGCCTATAATACGGATGCGCAACACGTTCTTGGAGCCCAAGGATTATTCTTTCGAAGAACTAACCGAAGGCATAAAATTTGGCTACTACTTCAAGAGTTTTCGTGGTGGGCAAGCAAATTTGGACGGCACTTTCCAGGTTGGAATCCAAGAAGCATATGAGATAATAAAAGGAGAAGTACGCGAACCAGTGCGTAATGCTTCTATAAGCGGTAACACGCTTGAAACTTTGCTAAAAGTGGACGCGGTTGGAAAAGATTTTGTGTTATCGCCTGGGAGATGCGGAAAGGGACAGACCGCCTTCGTATGCGACGGCGGTCCCCATATTAGGGTAAAGGAGGTTTTGGTGGGTGGCAGTGCTTAA